The Oncorhynchus tshawytscha isolate Ot180627B linkage group LG30, Otsh_v2.0, whole genome shotgun sequence genome includes a region encoding these proteins:
- the hsf5 gene encoding heat shock factor protein 5 isoform X2: protein MELEEERLTIPINPNNFPAKLWRLVNNPKNRSIRWDPCGEGLIIDQQLFESELLSPQKQTFDTTDLFKTTNFTSFNRQLNLYGFRKVVHGPGASEKNDVSSPMDGIKHHFHNPNFKQDHPELLVNLKRLTSKNKAKMEAGLEVNCRPPANRFHRLMANGDGGEERVKVDKRGSMFVGQVKRPSPYQQYHQSRTQPMKDYDRTPIPPRGWIMGHGDAPSPTTFYTDKGIPISVIHRFPSDTSCTVQSSPTTVHIQQGSQSLANSLIPHHAQYRPGFYSPASVCQCCPPGSMNSDCHSAHQTTPSYSHYSYYQPNCPVGFLYPGNQNQDWQSSETQETKKSDVNLDTVFQLVDELHHNSPKIRMVKVETPERQQPVLSTSTSSGPQPITTIHSSPHTVTVSSQLDSSFNSSPVTSRGPIIIAVPGNVPPQGIAITVGGPKAEQAVKREDKPVSVDAYQKEMDHAVISPVP, encoded by the exons ATGGAGCTCGAAGAGGAACGCCTCACCATCCCCATCAATCCCAACAATTTCCCAGCGAAATTGTGGCGTTTGGTGAATAACCCCAAAAATCGATCGATACGTTGGGATCCCTGTGGTGAGGGTTTGATAATCGACCAGCAGCTATTTGAATCAGAGCTGCTGTCACCCCAGAAACAAACGTTTGACACCACTGACCTTTTCAAAACAACCAACTTTACAAGCTTCAACCGCCAGCTGAATCTTTATGGGTTCAGGAAGGTGGTCCATGGCCCCGGGGCCTCGGAGAAGAATGATGTCTCATCTCCGATGGATGGGATAAAACACCACTTCCACAACCCGAACTTCAAACAAGATCATCCCGAACTGCTGGTGAATCTTAAGAGGCTGACAAGCAAAAACAAGGCGAAGATGGAAGCTGGCCTAGAAGTGAACTGCCGGCCCCCAGCAAATCGTTTCCACCGACTCATGGcaaatggtgatggtggtgaggaGAGAGTTAAAGTAGATAAAAGAG GTTCCATGTTTGTTGGTCAGGTAAAACGACCATCTCCTTACCAACAGTACCACCAAAGCAGAACCCAGCCCATGAAAGACTATGATCGGACCCCTATCCCACCCCGCGGCTGGATCATGGGTCATGGGGAtgccccctcccccaccaccttCTACACAGACAAGGGAATCCCCATATCTGTCATCCACCGGTTCCCTTCAGACACTTCCTGCACTGTGCAGTCCAGTCCGACTACTGTGCACATCCAGCAGGGTTCACAAAGCCTGGCAAACAGCTTGATCCCTCACCATGCTCAGTACCGACCTGGATTCTATTCCCCTG cATCAGTGTGCCAATGCTGCCCCCCAGGCTCAATGAACTCGGACTGCCATAGTGCCCACCAGACAACTCCCTCATACTCCCATTACAGCTATTACCAG CCAAACTGTCCTGTGGGCTTTCTGTATCCTGGCAACCAAAACCAGGACTGGCAGAGCAGTGAAACCCAGGAGACCAAGAAGAGCGATGTCAACctggacacagtcttccagctaGTGGACGAGTTGCACCACAATTCCCCCAAAATACGCATGGTCAAAGTGGAGACCCCAGAGCGCCAGCAGCCGGTCCTGTCCACCTCTACATCATCAGGGCCCCAGCCCATCACCACCATACACAGCTCCCCTCACACAGTCACTGTCTCCTCCCAGCTTGACTCCTCTTTTAACTCCAGCCCAGTGACTTCACGCGGGCCCATCATTATAGCAGTCCCGGGGAACGTTCCTCCTCAGGGAATAGCCATCACTGTCGGTGGTCCCAAGGCTGAGCAAGCAGTGAAGAGGGAGGACAAACCTGTGTCTGTGGATGCCTATCAGAAG GAGATGGATCATGCTGTGATTTCCCCAGTGCCCTGA
- the hsf5 gene encoding heat shock factor protein 5 isoform X1, whose protein sequence is MELEEERLTIPINPNNFPAKLWRLVNNPKNRSIRWDPCGEGLIIDQQLFESELLSPQKQTFDTTDLFKTTNFTSFNRQLNLYGFRKVVHGPGASEKNDVSSPMDGIKHHFHNPNFKQDHPELLVNLKRLTSKNKAKMEAGLEVNCRPPANRFHRLMANGDGGEERVKVDKRGSMFVGQVKRPSPYQQYHQSRTQPMKDYDRTPIPPRGWIMGHGDAPSPTTFYTDKGIPISVIHRFPSDTSCTVQSSPTTVHIQQGSQSLANSLIPHHAQYRPGFYSPASVCQCCPPGSMNSDCHSAHQTTPSYSHYSYYQPNCPVGFLYPGNQNQDWQSSETQETKKSDVNLDTVFQLVDELHHNSPKIRMVKVETPERQQPVLSTSTSSGPQPITTIHSSPHTVTVSSQLDSSFNSSPVTSRGPIIIAVPGNVPPQGIAITVGGPKAEQAVKREDKPVSVDAYQKCPEEASEYITKVKEIQVLDSDVCSVLHDVTVCSLSLENKHQTAN, encoded by the exons ATGGAGCTCGAAGAGGAACGCCTCACCATCCCCATCAATCCCAACAATTTCCCAGCGAAATTGTGGCGTTTGGTGAATAACCCCAAAAATCGATCGATACGTTGGGATCCCTGTGGTGAGGGTTTGATAATCGACCAGCAGCTATTTGAATCAGAGCTGCTGTCACCCCAGAAACAAACGTTTGACACCACTGACCTTTTCAAAACAACCAACTTTACAAGCTTCAACCGCCAGCTGAATCTTTATGGGTTCAGGAAGGTGGTCCATGGCCCCGGGGCCTCGGAGAAGAATGATGTCTCATCTCCGATGGATGGGATAAAACACCACTTCCACAACCCGAACTTCAAACAAGATCATCCCGAACTGCTGGTGAATCTTAAGAGGCTGACAAGCAAAAACAAGGCGAAGATGGAAGCTGGCCTAGAAGTGAACTGCCGGCCCCCAGCAAATCGTTTCCACCGACTCATGGcaaatggtgatggtggtgaggaGAGAGTTAAAGTAGATAAAAGAG GTTCCATGTTTGTTGGTCAGGTAAAACGACCATCTCCTTACCAACAGTACCACCAAAGCAGAACCCAGCCCATGAAAGACTATGATCGGACCCCTATCCCACCCCGCGGCTGGATCATGGGTCATGGGGAtgccccctcccccaccaccttCTACACAGACAAGGGAATCCCCATATCTGTCATCCACCGGTTCCCTTCAGACACTTCCTGCACTGTGCAGTCCAGTCCGACTACTGTGCACATCCAGCAGGGTTCACAAAGCCTGGCAAACAGCTTGATCCCTCACCATGCTCAGTACCGACCTGGATTCTATTCCCCTG cATCAGTGTGCCAATGCTGCCCCCCAGGCTCAATGAACTCGGACTGCCATAGTGCCCACCAGACAACTCCCTCATACTCCCATTACAGCTATTACCAG CCAAACTGTCCTGTGGGCTTTCTGTATCCTGGCAACCAAAACCAGGACTGGCAGAGCAGTGAAACCCAGGAGACCAAGAAGAGCGATGTCAACctggacacagtcttccagctaGTGGACGAGTTGCACCACAATTCCCCCAAAATACGCATGGTCAAAGTGGAGACCCCAGAGCGCCAGCAGCCGGTCCTGTCCACCTCTACATCATCAGGGCCCCAGCCCATCACCACCATACACAGCTCCCCTCACACAGTCACTGTCTCCTCCCAGCTTGACTCCTCTTTTAACTCCAGCCCAGTGACTTCACGCGGGCCCATCATTATAGCAGTCCCGGGGAACGTTCCTCCTCAGGGAATAGCCATCACTGTCGGTGGTCCCAAGGCTGAGCAAGCAGTGAAGAGGGAGGACAAACCTGTGTCTGTGGATGCCTATCAGAAG TGCCCTGAGGAAGCATCAGAGTACATCACCAAGGTGAAGGAGATCCAGGTGCTGGACTCAGACGTCTGCAGTGTTCTACATGATGTTACTGTCTGCAGCCTCAGCCTGGAGAACAAGCACCAGACAGCAAACTAA